A single genomic interval of Plodia interpunctella isolate USDA-ARS_2022_Savannah chromosome 16, ilPloInte3.2, whole genome shotgun sequence harbors:
- the LOC128676751 gene encoding uncharacterized protein LOC128676751, whose translation MIFFVLLACLTTTTTIADNNSTKDATTELPTTTKEILKASETGDPSKVEIVKQIRRLNDDGSYTIGYEADDGTFKIESRDVLGNVKGTFGYIDQDGEIKRVTYSSSSDSTPVPVTTTTTTPTPMMVVRMNKTVSSTTRRPLATVVYPTRSSYTTRGTVIQNIPRRRLYPSSTRPGVNAVETTTEKQKAEETTSNILNLYKPKSDDSVKSRTQILKPMGTANDDLITKQTTTKIPSTVKPVYEHVTEKEPESDPNKANTIRRELSETSPNPRMISLQQSVGDDSTDVYGSHLSLGTVRPLFTTTTPRARLVPIHSLVAARQKIQQQFQQASSQDQETTIEASTGRVFDQENVVTSNPVPVVHIPDRDTDENIYQQHIYRRPPAQVHFRTNEYLKDNPGAPVPIGNQRPFLYEYQNKILEPQFVRETTPAPQTKATTPEAVTILRHTEAPYEVRPVTRIIPIPVDERGVPIQGYQARLVNPYRVQHQTLFQPRYDPIDEMNSISAPVSTRDLKRLLQILILRQNRLQALMDQIVAPGPPYQPLPLFRQEPQYYNRYENARQYPEDERYDYRYDQQYRQQEMYTNQVQNYDNPQYESQRYVPRRRMYTRAYDNTGSSSNRVEEGPEFLPPEIREALLLKMLMLAISPDFMPTPAPPTELTTAAPMRKQVRNVQILGEEGSMDEAKRAMQRQ comes from the coding sequence ctcaccaccaccaccaccataGCCGACAACAATTCCACCAAAGATGCAACAACAGAACTCCCAACTACCACCAAAGAAATCTTGAAAGCGAGCGAAACTGGCGACCCATCTAAAGTCGAAATTGTCAAACAAATTCGGAGGTTAAACGATGATGGATCCTACACTATCGGATATGAAGCCGATGACGGGACCTTCAAAATCGAGAGTAGGGATGTTTTGGGCAATGTCAAAGGAACCTTTGGGTATATTGATCAGGATGGAGAGATTAAACGAGTGACGTATTCATCGTCGAGTGACAGCACGCCGGTGCCAGTGACCACGACTACTACCACTCCTACGCCAATGATGGTAGTTAGGATGAACAAAACAGTTTCGTCAACAACAAGAAGGCCACTTGCAACGGTTGTGTATCCAACAAGAAGTAGCTACACTACAAGAGGTACGGTGATACAGAATATACCTAGGAGAAGATTATATCCCAGTTCAACAAGACCTGGAGTGAATGCAGTTGAAACTACAACTGAAAAACAAAAGGCTGAAGAAACAACAAGTAATATACTCAACTTATACAAGCCCAAATCGGACGACAGTGTAAAATCTAGGACTCAAATTTTAAAACCGATGGGAACAGCGAATGatgatttaataacaaaacaaacaactaCTAAAATACCTTCAACAGTGAAGCCTGTATATGAGCATGTCACTGAAAAAGAACCTGAAAGCGATCCAAATAAAGCCAACACGATTCGACGGGAACTATCTGAGACCAGTCCTAATCCACGTATGATTAGCTTACAGCAATCTGTTGGAGATGATTCAACAGATGTGTATGGAAGCCATCTATCTCTTGGAACAGTGCGTCCTCTATTTACAACGACAACGCCTCGGGCGAGACTCGTGCCTATTCATTCTCTAGTAGCGGCGAGACAAAAAATTCAGCAGCAGTTTCAACAAGCATCGAGTCAGGATCAAGAAACAACTATCGAAGCTAGCACAGGCCGTGTTTTTGATCAAGAAAACGTAGTGACTTCAAATCCAGTGCCGGTAGTTCACATTCCTGATCGGGATACAGACGAGAATATTTATCAACAACATATTTATAGAAGACCTCCGGCGCAAGTTCATTTTCGTACAAATGAGTATCTAAAAGACAACCCTGGAGCTCCAGTACCTATCGGAAACCAGCGGCCCTTTCTCTACGAGTACCAGAACAAAATACTGGAGCCTCAGTTCGTAAGGGAAACCACACCGGCTCCGCAGACCAAAGCAACAACTCCTGAAGCTGTAACAATATTACGACATACTGAAGCACCTTACGAGGTAAGGCCAGTGACTCGTATTATTCCTATACCAGTTGATGAAAGAGGGGTACCTATACAAGGTTATCAGGCAAGACTAGTGAATCCTTATCGTGTCCAGCATCAGACTTTATTCCAACCGCGTTATGATCCAATAGATGAAATGAATTCTATATCAGCTCCAGTTAGCACTCGAGATTTAAAACGCTTGCtacagattttaattttgagacAGAATAGATTGCAAGCTTTAATGGATCAGATAGTCGCTCCTGGACCTCCATACCAACCTCTGCCGTTGTTCAGACAGGAGCCGCAGTATTACAACAGGTATGAAAACGCTCGGCAATACCCCGAGGACGAGCGATACGATTACCGATATGATCAGCAGTATCGACAACAAGAAATGTATACAAATCAGGtgcaaaattatgataatcCTCAATACGAAAGCCAGCGTTATGTTCCTAGAAGACGCATGTACACCAGGGCTTATGATAATACTGGTTCTTCTTCAAACCGTGTCGAAGAGGGTCCTGAATTTCTTCCACCTGAAATTAGAGAAGCTCTTCTTCTGAAGATGTTGATGTTAGCGATAAGTCCCGATTTCATGCCAACACCGGCGCCACCTACCGAACTGACCACCGCAGCTCCGATGAGGAAACAAGTGAGGAATGTGCAGATTCTTGGAGAAGAAGGCTCCATGGACGAAGCCAAGAGGGCCATGCAAAGGCAGTAA